The following is a genomic window from Pseudopipra pipra isolate bDixPip1 chromosome 2, bDixPip1.hap1, whole genome shotgun sequence.
GATGAAAATGGTGAAAATGCTAGTGACATAGAATAGCGGAAATCAGTCAACAAATATAAAGAAAGGAATAGGATGTGGCAGTCAAATGAAAATAGCAACTTCTATCTAGTACCTTAGTATCAAAGTAGGAGATGAGACAACCTCTACTAGGGATATGCATTTGAAGTCAGCAAAGAAACAGGAGTCCTAAAGGAGTTCACTAACAAGCTCTCTAGCCCATTGattctcattttaattaaagttgGGATATTAGAGAAATACCTTAAAAGACACTCACGGCAGTATTCCCAAAAGGCAAATGAAATGACTCAGTGttaaaattatggaaaagcTGTTGAGATGAAGAATTagtgaatgaaaaaataaagtctaTAACCCAAGGATTTTATGAAATAAGAGATTTTGtagtaaaataagaaaaaacccaaaccctaatTTCATTCTTAGATGCCATCATTATACATTTGGTTTAACAAAGGGGACTGCATAGGTGCAACATACTTAAATTTTTATAAGGCATTGACCTAGCACCATAAGTCAGAAAGATTTACTGTACATAATCACATACTAAGAGGATTAAGAAATGCCTAGCCTGCAAGTCTCAAAAACAAGCTAATAAAAAGTTGCACTCAATGATGCTTTTCAAGTTAGCGTAGGTCATATGCAATGCAGCATTTCAACCCGGatctaaaagtaaaaaataactgATACAGTTTGTGGGTCACAGAACTGGGAAAGCAGTGAGTAGCCTGGTCCATCACTCAGCCAGGTCCATTCACACAAACTGGACTTGGACACAGCCTCACGTGAAGCATCTAGGGAATAAGAACTCAGACCATACCTGTAGAAAGGGGGAAACACTATCATGAAAGCCGAGACTTCAGATGACTGAGGAGTCACACCAGACAAGCAGCCAATGTGAGTACTGGGCAAACACAATCCTCTGCAGACTTAAGGCTAAGGGACCTCGTCCATGGCATTGGGGCTTCCAACACTCAAATCcaaaaggaacatttttatAAGATACTGAAAAATTTGACAAGATGtagaaagaaaagacaagaatAATTTATGGGCTGGAGGAAATCCCTTACAGTGGAAGGTTTACAGAGTTTCATCTATTTAGCTTGTTAAAAAGTGGACTGAGAAGAGACACTAGAGTGTTTAAATACCAGTCCAGGGGAAAAAGCACCACTGTGCTCAGGCTCTCTGAACCAGCAGGATGCATGTATTCAGAACTAGTGACCAGAAGCCAAAGCAAGGAGAAATCTGgcagaaatatttaaacagCAAGAACACGAAGCCCTTGCAGCAGGCTACCAATGGAAGGGATTCTGTGTCCCAGTGCCTCAAAAATCAAGCCAATAGATTTTGTCAACACATAGTTTAAATACCCATTAGTTCTTGGTGCGCACTACAGGATAAATGGATTGAAATGTCACCTGTGAAGCGCAGGAGGCAAGTCAGACAGCTTCTTATAGCCTAACCTACACATCTACAAAACACTCCAACTGTTCACAGCCAACCCTGCTGactaaacacagagaaaaaggttTCTGCCACAGGCTCCACAGGTGCAGAGCTCCTTGCTTTCCTTGTGCAAACTGCCCAaaggcagggatgtgctgccCTTGCATCCACCCACACAGCCGCTCGGGACTCACGGCAGCAAGATGCTCGTGCAGTGGTCTGGTGCAGGGGGAAGGAACACACGTCACAGGGGCAGGGTGCTCACAGCAGCACCTTCAAGAAGCCTTTTACACCAATTTATTTCCATACAgggtggttaaaaaaaaataagaagccCCTATTGGTTGTTCATACAGAAGTCTGGGATTCTATATGCTTTTGGGTGGGTGACTGATTTTAAAACCCAACAACATGCTTTTTCCCTTGCCTTCTCAATCTCTTCCGAGTCAGCCTCCATGATCCAAAGAAACTAACAAGTGACACACAAGACTAGCAGTCATGTGgaccaataaaaaaaaaggggggaagaagAATTGAAGAcgaagagaaagggaaaaacaaacgaagattgaaaataaaaattcgCCAGGATAATGCGTTTTATAAACACAGAGATAGAAACAGTTACAGCAAGGACAGAGCGGGCCAGGGGTGGGGaatagatatttatatatatatatatatataaattcaaGGGGCCTTCAGTTTATTCTTGTTGGCTCCCCCTTCTCATTAGATTGGTCTCTCTGTGGGGATCTTCATCCCCTTCTCTCCACTGTCCACCTTTTGGGGATTCTCTCCCATGACCAGGGTCCAGAAGAGGCCACCACTGCCGTGTGAGTCCAGCCCGTCTTGGcaagagggagcctgggagaACACTCTGGCGGGAGGTGAGCAGGAGAAGCTAGCCTTTCCCTGCCTCCTGCTGGCTCCTTGAAAAGACTGGTctattcctcctcctcctcctcctcctcctctttccctttggGAAACTGAGGGCAGGACAGGTGTGTGAGTGCCAGAACTGCTGTCATTTCCACCTTACAGGAaagggagcagagagaagggTGATGATTATTTTGGCAGTCTCTTACCCCCCTCTAgttgctttttggtttgttgttgatGCCTGCAGGCTTTTCTGAGGAGgtgggaggaaaagcaggagggagaggaggagtaCAAGCTGCTAGGATATCATCCACAACAGGCAGGAAGAGCAATGAGCAGGAACCCACATTCCTACGGGGCCTTGGCCATCATGCTGCTCAGACAgctgggagagagagggagcagCCAGTTCAGACAGACTTCCCTCTATTGCTCTCCAccaggggaggagaaagaatGCAATACTCCACAGCCCTTGAGCAGTGCAGGCACCTGTCCGTCTCAGAGAACATGCCTCACCTCTCCCCCCTCCACTGGTCTCACCTTCCACTGGGGAGAAGGTTTCTCCCATCCAGTCCTTGGGGCAGGACGAGCGACCCCTCCTCCCTTTCTCAAGCAGGAAGGACAGGAATGGATATTTCTCTCTTAGACACTCAAGGCAATCCTCAGAGAACCCCATCCAGCTGTGAACCCTGCCACATTCTTCTGTGGCCTGCTGAAAACGTGTCCAAGCCCCTGTATGTACAAGGGCCGTCTCTCCATCCTATCCACCGTGTGTCTCAACACGCAACCCCCCTTCATACGCATCCTACAGTGAGAGAGAAGGCAAAACAGGGGCCTTTCTTTGGGTTTGAAAGGAGGGGCTCTTGCATGAGGAAGTgatcccagcacaggaaaggggCTCTTGCACAAGGAAGCATCCTCCTACCAGGCAGGCTGTTGCACAGAAGGAGCACCCCCTTGAGACAGGCTGTTGTTCAAGGGGCTGCCATGAACAGGGTTACACGGCCAGAAGAGGCTGTTGCAGGAGGAGAGGCCGGAGACTGTTGCACAAGGAGGGCCGCTGCACAGGCGGTGCCCCTGGGCACAGGCTATGCACAAGAGGCGTTCTGCTCCCTGGGTTGAGGTCTCTCTAGGAGCTGGAGAGGTGCTCCACTTGGATGGCGCTGGTGCTGACAGTGAGGCAGATGTCCTTGTGATGCTCTGAAGTCTTGTAAGGAGTCAGGTCAAAGGAGCACTGGGGGGGAGGATTGGGTTGGTTAGTGTCTCCAGAAGGGccccctgctgcccccccgCCCTGCGGctggaagtgctgctgctgctgcgagGCCTGGGCTTGTGCCTGAAccacctgctgctgggggtCAGGGATGTTGTGTTTCCGCATGTGCTTCATCAGGTACGTCTCCTGCAATGGGAAGAACGGTGTGAGAGGAGGGAACAATGCTCACAAAAGCCAAGGCCAACAGGGAGGGACATAGACAGCTCAGGGGGCTGCTCCCATTGGATCTGGAGGAGATGCTCCCTGGGAGGCGTGTCCATTTCTGCcgctccccagggcagcaaaCACTCACCGAGGTGTAGGCCCGGCTGCAGATGGAGCAGGTGTAGACCTTGGCGTGTTTCACCGTGTGCGTAGCCAGGTGTACCTCCAATGAGGCAGCATCCGTGTACGCACGGTGGCAGTTGTGGCACTTGAAAGGTTTGTCTTTGTTGTGCTGCCGTCTGTGGGACTGCGTGGCAGCAGTGGGGAGCGAAGAGAAAACAAGCACGAGGAAGGAAGTCAGTATTAGTACTGGAGACGGCTTTATCTCTGACACCCCCTTCCAGACAGGCCCCAAGCTCCCTAGGCTCCCGACTGCTGAGGAAGGTATGGCTCCTAGCATAGGGGACAGAGCTTCTCCCACCAGCCCACCACACCTTCCCCATTCACACCTTCCCCTTTCTTCCCAGGCATAGTAGGCATCTCTGGACAGCAGAGACTCCTAATGCTCGACAACCCCTATCTTAGTTTCCATGCAACTCTTTCtcagtcttttccttttcttggtCTCTCCTCTTCTGTCTCCATACACATTTGCTCCCTGCATCTGATACCTTCACGGCAGGATTTGCTTTAACTGCTTGCAGGTGTTTACAACTCTTTGCTATTTGGCACACCCTGTAGTTCCCCTCCTCCAGGATACTGCAACAGGACACACCACTTCTGCTTTCTTAAATCCCTACCGTTATCATATCATTGTCATATCATTGtcaaacagacaaaaaacccaaccaaataCCCAGACTTTATTTGGTGTAACAAACATTTTGCAAGTCTTGCTCCAACAAAGTTAGAAAATTGCAGAAGAGGTGAGAGGGACTTTGTCAAGGTCTCACTGCTTTCAAGTCAAGTTTACAGTTTTACAGGATGCAACCATTTATGTGACTTCTTTGGGTCACTACTGCCACAAAAGTCAGGAACTTCTCCTGGGCCCAGGGCTTCAATAacttttctgtattatttcactctcttcccagctgccccaattcttccacctcctccagcaTTGGCATCCTTGCCAcccccactggcaagcaggaCACACCCAGCCCCTTACCTGCAGGTTGGAAAGCTGGGTGAAAGCCTTTTCACACCCAGGGTGAGCACATTTGTAGGGTCGGTCCCCAGTGTGGATACTGTTGAGGAGGAAGAGCACAAATGGGAGGCAgtgagcaggcaggcagggcaggctgcCAGGGCCTGATGCTGTGATCAAATCTCACAGACactcaggagagcagggaaagggatgaTGTTGCCTCCAGATGCTGTTCTATCTGGACAtagagctctgcccagctcccaTGTCCAGCTAGAAGTTAGAGAAGACAAGCAGTCAAGCAGATTTCAGAGAGTGACTAGGGCTGAGGAGCAAGAGCTTATGAATGAATGCCTTGCCAGCTCAGCATGTGGGCCACCTGAAAATGTGTTGGGAAGGGGTCTGGAGGTCCAGGCTCCCTGCTCCAAGCTCAGGAGTCCCAAATGACCTGTTCTCTTGCTTCCACAGTACCAAGAAAGCAGCTCTGTTCCTTCTCAGGATAGACATTCCAACACTTTTCCCTTTACATAACAGGCTGAGATCACCTACAGTGTTaatctgtccctgtccccctgcaatGCCAGGAGAAGCTTCCACACACTCAGTCCAACCCCCGTGGTGCCAGGCTGGGATCCCCTGCAGCCAATGCCTCTCTCTCTAtcgctctctctctctgtgccacCCACGGTGCAAGACCAAGGATCCCCAGGGACAGCACGTGCCCACCTCAGCCCTGACGTGGTCAGTGTCTCCTGCGCAGCCTCCACTCCGTCCACTCTGGTGGGTCACCTCCTCCTGGGGGTGCAGCCGGCCGCattccccgcccgccccccgcatGCTTGGCGCGCGTGCTCCACAGGTGCATGCCGGCAGCGCGGGGGGGCCAGGGCCAGCCCCCAGCCTCCTCTGGCCCTTACcgtgtgtgctgctgcaggtgggagagctggCGGAAGGCCTTCTGGCAGTAGCGGCAGGTGTAGGGCTTGGCCCCCGAGTGGATGCGGAGGTGCTGGGCCAGGTAGGATGTGTTGGCGAAGCTCTTGGAGCAGTGAGGACACTTGTGCGGCTTGACAATCGCCGTGTGGAGCTTGGAGTGGATCCTGCcgaagaggaggaggagcagcagcagttggACATGACCGCCATCTGGCTAGTGCTGATGGAATGAGGGCACAAAGGGGGTGGGACAGCACCACGCTATCTGCTACACAGAGGAACTCCAAACACGGCATGAGCTCGCTTGGTCTCAAACTGTGCTCCCCTTGCATTCAAGAAACCATGGTCTGTCTGCACCGGGGGAGGATCCAGAGAGAGGAACCATAGAGCTTGGACTGAGGGGCATTGGCAGACCCGTGTGTGGGAAGCCTACAGCTGAAATAGCAGGGGGGCTGCAAGCCTGGACTTGAGATGTTTGGCAGAACTATGCTGGGGTGACAGGCAACAGTCCTCCTATGCCAACACTACTCTCACTCTGACATAACCAGCCCTGCCTCCTGTCAGAAAGTGTCACTCCACTGCAGATGCCCCTCAGGCTGAGCAGCGCCAGCCTCTGAGCACACCCAGCCCCTCACAGCAGGGCCAAGTCTCACGTGTCAGATACCGCTACTGCCGATTTGTCCAGTACGAGACCTGACCGGCCTGTGAAAACCAGCAAGGTCTCCCCAACGCAGTTGCCTACTGAGGGTGCTCACAGCATGCTGGGATGACGGCAACATGCAGTGCAGAGGGcccccagcctcctccagcccttaccgtgtgtgctgctgcaggtgggagagctggCGGAAGGCCTTCTGGCAGTAGCTGCACGTGTAGGGCTTGGCCCCTGAATGGATGCGAATGTGCTGGGCCAGGTAGGAGCTGTTGGCGAAGCTCTTGGAGCAGTGAGGACACTTGTGTGGCTTTGTCTCCGTATGGGACTTGGAGTGGATCTGCATCTCCGACTTGGAGTAGAAGGTCAGCGAACACATCCGGCACCTGGGACCGGGGTGAGGGGAAGAGACAGTGTCACATGGGGGTAAGCCCCAATATGGATCAATTCTAACTGGATGGGATCTTCCAAATGAGTGAAGAAGGGATATTTTCTCACTATGTGGTTCTGGGGAGGTTTCACCTGGGACACTGCTCAGCTGCAAGTACTCCAAGGGCACAAATTTAAGCTAGGAACTGGCAGAACAGACCACATGATACCTTGCAGCCAGACAACTAAAGGTCTTGGAAGAAACCAAGAGGCCAATTTATTAGGCTTGCAAGAGAGACAGGGCACTACTTTGGAAATTTTCCAATAGCAATCCTAAGGGAGCAGGAATAATTCCTAGACAAAACCCCCTACTTTGTTCATCTGAGATTTATTTCAGTCAAAAAAAAGCTCGGAAAACCTGGAAATCCCAGGTTAAGGCTGATCTTCATAACAGAAGTTAATTCCATGTACTGCCAAGTCCACAAAAGCAGTTATGACCAAACCCACATAACTCTGTTCCCATTTTTGGAGAAGACACCGgagaatttaaaatacaaaatgctgAGAATAACAACAGTGCTGCTTTCCTAGTCAATGTCACAAAGATACTCTGGATACCAAATGTGGTATTTCATTGGTCTAATGGGCTTTCATCATTTCAGTCTTACTGATATGATGCAAAATGTTTTGCCTGGGAGTTTGGATCCATCTGTTCCCATAACGATCAGAAACGTATTTGGTTAAACACAGACTCTTTGAACAGGAAGAGGCAGTTGGCATCTCTCTGATATGGATGCTGCTGTTAAAAACTGTTCCTCCACCACGTCACCAGGCTGTTGAGAGAAGCTTGCACCGTTTTACAATTCAAGATGCTAAAAGCTTTTGTGGTTGATAatttgacagagagatagaagCTGCATCAAAGTTACTGGACTTCCCCCTCCCGCCACCCCTCAAATCTGTGTCAACCAAGGGGCATACTTAAGGGTTATCTGAAACTAGGTTTTCCATCTTCAGACTTTTCAACTAGAGACAAAAATTGAACTTGCACGTCTAAATTCCCAGGTCACTTTTGAGAGAAGAAATGCCACGCAGAGGAAGTCTGGTTAACGTGAATTCAACCTTCACAGTGTTTCTGCCTGGGAATTTCCTCTAGTTTTACAAGTATTTACAAAACTGCTCAGTCACAAAAGTCTCTGCAGGTATTACAAGCCACAGAGAGCTGGTCCTGCTCTTCCCATATCCATCTCCTTGAAGGAGGATACTTCATTACATCTACTGTTGTGACTATTAATGTTGGAGCCAGAAGCTTTATGAAGTGTGCAGTCTGATTAGTGCATGTAATGTAGGCAGTACTTATCCAGCACCTACCTTAACTTCCACAGGCCCTTCCAAGCCAAAGTTTGATTTCAAGCCATGTAGCTGAAAGCCATGCCTCCCTAGCAGGCACTCCAACACACAACTGCTGtaacattttcttcctctccatcATCATTCTTTTACATTCATTATCATCTCTAACAGTTGTTCCCACATGTCCTACCTTCATCTTTCTCTTAATCTGTTTTAATTGCAAACCCTAACAGAACATGCAAGCTAAATACGTCCTTACGTAAATccctcctcacacacacaccaaTCCCTCCTGAAATCAACAAACAGAAGCTATTTGGCTGTTTATCCCTACATCTATAAGGAGTAAAAAGGAACATCAGAatgatctttttaaaaatgtagctCTTGGTTTATAAATCAAACACTTGTGCAGTTTGTTCTAGACTTCCCGAAATGCTAGACTTGAATACAGCATATGTATTTTGCAGTTATCAAGTAGTACTTACAGGGATGATGACTGTGTATCCTTGAAAGCAGCAACGTTAGAAAGAACTTTAAGGTGAATACTGAACTGAAAATTACCTTTGAGTCACCAAGCCCAGTTCACTGCTAATGCAAGCAATTACAGCATAATCCCCTGCGTCACTTTTATCAAGCTCCTTCTCAACCGAACCCCGTTCCACAACATCATTCCTCTGACAAGGAACCATTCAACTGAGAACAACCTCCCAGTGTAATGCTGTGCTAGTATGGCTCACCAAAACAAAGGGGAATAGCAGGTATCATTTTTGTAAACAGGAGTGGAGCGACTATTTGTGCAACAGCGTGTCTAATTCTGAAGTCCATGTCATCAACAATTACTGAAAAACTCAGCAGGCTCAGCAAACTTAAAGAATCATGGCATGTGGAAAATGGGCTTTGCAGGAAAGATTCAGCAACTCCTGTCTAGGTTTGGAGTAAAGCTTAAAAGATAACTTGGTCAATACCCAAATAAATCTATCTAAGGAGAAAAATATCAACTATCAGAAGCTTGTTTTATGAACAAAGAAAGGTATTATGAGAAACAATAACTGACACTAGAAGTTAAAAACCTGAGAGGAAACAGGCTTTTCCCAACCATGTGAATAATGCATCTTTGGAACAACACTCGGAGGCTATAGCATGGTATCAATGACTTGGCCCTTACAATCAACATTTTGAGAATCCAGCTGCCTTTCTAAGAGAAATGCCCTTCTAAAGGTTTTGCTCTAGTTTAAATAGAATGCTGGGCATTAATCTCATCTATGCTGGGCACATGACTCTACATTTTAAATAGTCTATTCTGATCTGAAAAATTCATGAACTTTACCATTCCATCAAGTCTAAGTAGCATTAAATCTGCAGTGCCATAAAGCCATCTACTTTATTTTCCATAACTTCTGCGCATCCTTTACTTATTTGCTTTGTCAGGTATCTGCCTTCAGGACATAAATTCcataaaataaaagtttaatgaaacatccttttctattttcaaaataaaattatgaaggTGTTTCAAAACCTCCCCAGCACTTGCATAAAAATGATAAACCTGTTAGCAAAATCatccctaaaaaaaaataaaaaatcaaaacaaaccctgaaacaaacaaacaaacaaagccatgTTGTCTGAATTTAACAGCAACAGACATTCTGATACTGTTTTTCAAACAACATTCGAAAAGAAAATCTTGTGAGGACTCATTTTCTAATTATCTAATTAGCATCGACCCTGAGAGAGCAAGAATGTTATACAGCATTAACAAATTCATGAGCCTTATGAGTTAAAACAAGCCATGGAATATAGCAGAAAGCTCTATTTCAGAGTTTTATATTGTGTGGTATCAGGTTTTTTCAAGGGAACAAATGATCCATTTAATTAAGGCCTTTGCATTCTGCCTCAGACAACATCAAATATTAAAGGGGAAGATGCAATCAGCCCTCTAGTGGGCAAATATGGAttcaaaaaaatgttaaatttatATGGATAATGAGAACATCCCATCTGATACTAGCAGCATTTCAGTATTCTATTTCAGTGAACGTCTCCTggctggagagaggaaaagtaGGGAATGCTCCTTGCTAAGCATGAATGAAGCACTATATGAAGtaattgattttttcccccttctattctttaaaaaaatatccatttttaATATTGTCTCTCCACTGTGCTTCTAAACTACCACTCCTTTCATCGTATTCTTTCTGAGAGCAAGTAGCAGAAATGACTGCAGCATTCCCATTGACAGTGTGACACAACAtccctgcagctgcctgttACGGCTCTGCAAATTCAGACAGCCTTGAGAAAATATCCTTAATAATACAGAGGCTCATATCAATAGTTAGATTAGCATTCAGCCATATGCCAGAGATCAAAATTAACCCCTTCCAATGTTTATAAATGGTTTCTTTTTATAGGGAATCTGCAGGGAAATACAGGGAGACATTCAGAGAATGTTCATGTTAGACAGAAACACCCTCAAAAATCATGAAATGCCAGTAAAAGGTGTATGTACAATTCTAGTTCTGCTCCCATATGAAAGTCATCACGATGAGTCATAAACAAAATGATGCTTATAGCAACTAGACTACAACTCTGTGGCACacagtgctgtatttttttccacttttcatgGAATGTTCCGCCTCATTCATTCGATGTTGTTAGGAGATAAAATACCATCTGAAATACCAGCTCATAGTAAAATTTGCCTGACATGGATTAACAGCCTTTTTCAATCAAGTGCTTAATTAATTAGTATCACAGTTGTGAAAACTATGTAAGCTTTTACATAGCTCTGAGAGTTCAAATTCTTAGTATCTACTGAGATTAGTCTTA
Proteins encoded in this region:
- the ZNF384 gene encoding zinc finger protein 384 isoform X2, with protein sequence MEESHFNSSPYFWPAVPTVSGQIENTMFINKMKEQLLPTEKGCSLAPPHYPALLTVPTSVALPTGISMDSDTKPEQLTPHSQAPVTQNITVVPVQSAGLMTAGPGLVITSPSGSLVTTAASAQTFPISAPMIVSALPPGSQAALQVVPDLSKKGTTALTEGGGGGGGGGIAPKPPRGRKKKRLQESGLPEMSDPFVLTNEDDEDQHKDGKTYSGSVSSGTNEAWFPAALSCVDSLMSNQGCRMCSLTFYSKSEMQIHSKSHTETKPHKCPHCSKSFANSSYLAQHIRIHSGAKPYTCSYCQKAFRQLSHLQQHTRIHSKLHTAIVKPHKCPHCSKSFANTSYLAQHLRIHSGAKPYTCRYCQKAFRQLSHLQQHTRIHTGDRPYKCAHPGCEKAFTQLSNLQSHRRQHNKDKPFKCHNCHRAYTDAASLEVHLATHTVKHAKVYTCSICSRAYTSETYLMKHMRKHNIPDPQQQVVQAQAQASQQQQHFQPQGGGAAGGPSGDTNQPNPPPQCSFDLTPYKTSEHHKDICLTVSTSAIQVEHLSSS
- the ZNF384 gene encoding zinc finger protein 384 isoform X1, whose protein sequence is MSGSYRAIGRVTCRVLVKMEESHFNSSPYFWPAVPTVSGQIENTMFINKMKEQLLPTEKGCSLAPPHYPALLTVPTSVALPTGISMDSDTKPEQLTPHSQAPVTQNITVVPVQSAGLMTAGPGLVITSPSGSLVTTAASAQTFPISAPMIVSALPPGSQAALQVVPDLSKKGTTALTEGGGGGGGGGIAPKPPRGRKKKRLQESGLPEMSDPFVLTNEDDEDQHKDGKTYSGSVSSGTNEAWFPAALSCVDSLMSNQGCRMCSLTFYSKSEMQIHSKSHTETKPHKCPHCSKSFANSSYLAQHIRIHSGAKPYTCSYCQKAFRQLSHLQQHTRIHSKLHTAIVKPHKCPHCSKSFANTSYLAQHLRIHSGAKPYTCRYCQKAFRQLSHLQQHTRIHTGDRPYKCAHPGCEKAFTQLSNLQSHRRQHNKDKPFKCHNCHRAYTDAASLEVHLATHTVKHAKVYTCSICSRAYTSETYLMKHMRKHNIPDPQQQVVQAQAQASQQQQHFQPQGGGAAGGPSGDTNQPNPPPQCSFDLTPYKTSEHHKDICLTVSTSAIQVEHLSSS
- the ZNF384 gene encoding zinc finger protein 384 isoform X5, with product MSGSYRAIGRVTCRVLVKMEESHFNSSPYFWPAVPTVSGQIENTMFINKMKEQLLPTEKGCSLAPPHYPALLTVPTSVALPTGISMDSDTKPEQLTPHSQAPVTQNITVVPVQSAGLMTAGPGLVITSPSGSLVTTAASAQTFPISAPMIVSALPPGSQAALQVVPDLSKKGTTALTEGGGGGGGGGIAPKPPRGRKKKRLQESGLPEMSDPFVLTNEDDEDQHKDGKTYRCRMCSLTFYSKSEMQIHSKSHTETKPHKCPHCSKSFANSSYLAQHIRIHSGAKPYTCSYCQKAFRQLSHLQQHTRIHTGDRPYKCAHPGCEKAFTQLSNLQSHRRQHNKDKPFKCHNCHRAYTDAASLEVHLATHTVKHAKVYTCSICSRAYTSETYLMKHMRKHNIPDPQQQVVQAQAQASQQQQHFQPQGGGAAGGPSGDTNQPNPPPQCSFDLTPYKTSEHHKDICLTVSTSAIQVEHLSSS
- the ZNF384 gene encoding zinc finger protein 384 isoform X3, with the translated sequence MSGSYRAIGRVTCRVLVKMEESHFNSSPYFWPAVPTVSGQIENTMFINKMKEQLLPTEKGCSLAPPHYPALLTVPTSVALPTGISMDSDTKPEQLTPHSQAPVTQNITVVPVQSAGLMTAGPGLVITSPSGSLVTTAASAQTFPISAPMIVSALPPGSQAALQVVPDLSKKGTTALTEGGGGGGGGGIAPKPPRGRKKKRLQESGLPEMSDPFVLTNEDDEDQHKDGKTYRCRMCSLTFYSKSEMQIHSKSHTETKPHKCPHCSKSFANSSYLAQHIRIHSGAKPYTCSYCQKAFRQLSHLQQHTRIHSKLHTAIVKPHKCPHCSKSFANTSYLAQHLRIHSGAKPYTCRYCQKAFRQLSHLQQHTRIHTGDRPYKCAHPGCEKAFTQLSNLQSHRRQHNKDKPFKCHNCHRAYTDAASLEVHLATHTVKHAKVYTCSICSRAYTSETYLMKHMRKHNIPDPQQQVVQAQAQASQQQQHFQPQGGGAAGGPSGDTNQPNPPPQCSFDLTPYKTSEHHKDICLTVSTSAIQVEHLSSS